Proteins from one Kwoniella shivajii chromosome 1, complete sequence genomic window:
- a CDS encoding T-complex protein 1 subunit gamma, with product MAGNVVVMNTGPERQSGRKAQTANIIAAKTVADVIRTCLGPKAMLKMILDPMGGILLTNDGHAILREIDVAHPAAKSMIELSRTQDEEVGDGTTSVIILAGEILAYSLPLLERHIHPVVIIRAFKAALNDALETISSISIPVDISSESEMLALIKTSIGTKFSSRWSDLMCSLALQAVKTVAVTAEAENGLVGSSNATSTSAEGQEGKSGLSALNIKTVDIKRYARVEKVPGGEIEDSRVLTGVMINKDVTHPKMRRKIENPRIVLLDCPLEYKKGESQTNIEIQKEEDWNRILQIEEEQIKSMCEKIIEFKPDLVFTEKGVSDLAQHYLLKANITAIRRVRKSDNNRIARAVGATIVNRVEDLRAGDVGTECGSFHIEKLGDEYFTFLDKCKNPKACTILLRGPSKDILNEIDRNLADAMSVARNVVFNPILAPGGGATEMAISVALGEKAKLLPGVAGAPYKAIADALEVIPRTLVQNCGGNAIRTLTELRAKHAEGLHMFGVDGDTGKVVDMKDYGLLESASVKIQTLKTAIESATLLLRVDDIVSARRPGEESGGGGGVQTMGGEEGPGGEMPEM from the exons ATGGCTGGAAATGTAGTAGTGATGA ATACCGGGCCTGAGCGTCAATCAGGTCGAAAAGCTCAGACTGCTAATATCATAGCTgcaaag ACTGTGGCCGATGTAATTAGAACGTGTCTTGGTCCCAAAGCcatgttgaagatgattcttgACCCTATGGGCGGTATTTT GCTCACCAACGACGGTCATGCTATTCTCCGAGAGATTGATGTCGCTCATCCTGCTGCAAAATCAATGATTGAGCTTTCAAGAACGCAAGATGAGGAAGTCGGTGATGGTACCACTAGTGTCATCATTCTTG CCGGTGAAATCCTTGCATACTCCCTTCCTCTGCTTGAGCGACACATCCACCCTGTAGTCATCATCAGAGCATTCAAAGCAGCACTCAACGATGCCCTCGAAACCATCTCATCCATCTCTATCCCAGTTGATATCTCATCCGAGTCAGAAATGTTAGCATTAATCAAGACCTCCATCGGGACCAAATTCTCTTCAAGATGGTCAGACCTAATGTGTTCATTAGCATTACAAGCTGTAAAAACAGTTGCCGTAACAGCTGAAGCCGAAAATGGTTTGGTCGGATCATCAAACgcaacttccacttcagccGAAGGACAAGAAGGCAAATCAGGTCTAAGTGCATTGAATATCAAGACAGTCGATATCAAGAGATATGCAAGAGTCGAAAAAGTTCCAGGaggtgaaattgaagatTCAAGAGTATTAACAGGTGTAATGATAAATAAAGATGTGACTCATCCTAAAATGAGGAGAAAAATCGAAAATCCAAGAATCGTTTTATTGGATTGTCCATTGGAATAcaaaaaaggtgaaagtcAAACTAATATCGaaattcaaaaagaagaagattggaacAGAATTTTACAgattgaggaagaacaaATTAAATCAATGTGTGAAAAGATCATCGAATTCAAACCTGATTTAGTATTCACTGAAAAAGGTGTTTCAG ATCTCGCTCAGCACTACCTCCTCAAAGCAAACATTACTGCCATCCGAAGAGTTCGAAAATCAGATAATAACCGTATCGCTCGAGCTGTTGGAGCAACCATTGTCAACAGAGTAGAAGACTTGAGAGCTGGTGATGTTGGTACTGAATGTGGTTCATTCCATATCGAGAAACTAGGAGACGA ATATTTCACATTCTTAGATAAATGTAAAAACCCTAAAGCTTGTACTATCCTTCTTCGTGGTCCATCAAAAGACATCTTGAACGAAATTGATCGAAACTTGGCGGACGCAATGTCAGTTGCTAGAAATGTCGTTTTCAACCCTATCTTAGCACCAGGTGGAGGAGCCACGGAAATGGCAATCTCAGTAGCTTTGGGTGAAAAAGCAAAATTACTTCCTGGTGTAGCTGGTGCTCCATACAAAGCTATCGCAGATGCTTTAGAAGTTATCCCAAGAACCTTGGTTCAAAATTGCGGTGGGAATGCCATTAGAACTTTGACTGAATTGAGG GCTAAACACGCTGAAGGTCTTCACATGTTTGGTGTCGATGGTGACACTGGTAAAGTAGTTGACATGAAAGATTATGGATTATTGGAATCTGCTTCAGTCAAGATTCAAACATTGAAGACTGCTATCGAG TCCGCTACCCTCCTTCTCCGAGTTGACGATATCGTTTCTGCACGAAGACCAGGAGAAGAATctggtggtggcggtggtgtACAGACTAtgggtggagaagaaggaccAGGCGGTGAGATGCCTGAGATGTAA